The segment CCGCCGACAGCCATCGCCTCGCCCCAAGGGGCGGCGTGACGACAAGCTTTCGACTTGGTCTTGCTGCCTTGCTACTGTGGATGGCCGCCGCTCTCGCGCGATATGCGGCTCCTGGAATCCCCCGCTCACACCACGCCCACGTCACGCACGCTCAAGGACACTGTCATGTCGGTTGATAACATGAAGCTGGAATCGCTGGCCCTGCATTACGGCTATGAATCGGAAGCCACCACCAAGGCGGCAGCGGTACCGATCTACCAGACCACCTCCTATACCTTCGATGACACCCAGCACGGCGCGGATCTCTTCGACCTGAAGGTGCCGGGCAATATCTACACCCGCATCATGAACCCGACCAATGACGTGCTGGAACAGCGCATGGCGGCGGTGGAAGGCGGCATCGCGGCATTGGCCGTGGCCTCTGGCATGGCAGCCATCACCTACGCCATTCAGGCATTGGCTCAGGTCGGCGACAACATCGTCAGTACCAGCCAGCTATATGGCGGCACCTACAACCTGTTCGCCCACAGTCTGCCGCGCCAGGGCATTGAAGTGCGCATGGCAGCGTTTGATGATTTCGCCGGACTTGAAGCACTGATCGATGACAAGACCAAAGCGGTGTTCTGTGAGTCCATCGGCAACCCGGCAGGCAATATCGTTGACCTGCAGCGTCTGGCTGAGATTGCACACAAATACGGCGTGCCATTGATCGTCGACAACACCGTGGCGACGCCGGTACTGTGCCGCGCCTTCGATCACGGCGCCGATATCGTGGTGCACTCGCTGACCAAATACATCGGCGGCCACGGCACCACCGTCGGCGGCATCATCATCGATTCCGGCAAGTTCGACTGGGTTGCCAACAAGGACCGCTTCCCGATCCTCAACGAGCCAGACCCGTCCTACCATGGCGTCGTCTATACAGAGGCCTTCGGCCCGGCGGCATTCATCGGGCGTTGTCGTGTCGTGCCGCTGCGCAGTACGGGGGCGGCGCTGGCACCGCACAGTGCCTTCCTGTTGCTGCAAGGCCTGGAAACCCTGAGCCTGCGCATGGAGCGTCATTGCAGCAATGCGCTCACGCTCGCCGAGTATCTGGAGCAACACCCAAGCGTCAGCTGGGTCAACTACGGCGCACTGCCCAATAGCCCCTTTCATGCCACCTGCCAGAAGATTACCGGCGGCAAGGCTTCTGGCATCGTCAGCTTCGGCATCAAGGCCGCGGATGCTGAGGCAGGCAAGATCGCCGGCGGCAAGTTCATCGATGCGCTGCAGATGATTCTGCGCTTGGTCAATATCGGCGATGCCAAGTCATTGGCCTGCCACCCGGCCTCCACCACTCATCGTCAGCTGAATGAAGAGGAGCTTGCCAAGGCGGGAGTCTCTGCCGATCTAGTGCGTATCTCGGTGGGTATCGAACATATCGACGACATCATCGCTGATGTCAGCCAGGCGCTTGAGAAGGCCACGGCGTAAGGTTTGAGGTGTAAAGCGAAGACGTAAAGGCTTGAGACATGCTGCCTGATGGCATGAAGCATCCCCCTGCTATTCAAGCACGGGGGATGCTCGTGATGCTGTCTGATCGTGGCAGTTGTCGTGATGTACCCTGCCCGGATACCGGATGTTGATTGAGCCATTCAAACAACAAGCAAGATAACGGTATATCTATCATTGTATAACCATCATGAAACACTCTCTATTGGTAGCTGGAGGGTACTGAGACCTCGTTGTTGGGCAAGGGGGCACACTGACATAAACCTGGTTAATACCAAGAATAAAAAATTGCAACTACCGAAATACACGTCAAGAACACACTCTTGGATCAAGGCGCACATAGAGGTGCCTGCACAACGATAACAACTCCAAGAGGTGTCTCGATGAAATCCGTCCTGTTGAAGCCTGCTCTACTGAGCGCTGCCATCGCGGCTGCCACCGCCCTGCCACTGAGCGCCGCTCAGGCGCAGGATATCAAGCTGGGTCATGTTCTTGCCCCGACGCACAGCTGGAACATCGCTGCGGAAGGCTTCGCCAAGGATGTGGCTGAGGCGACCGACGGTCGCGTCAATTTCCAGGTCTTCCCCAGTGGTCAGCTTGGCAACGAAAAGACCGTCGTCGAAGGCATGCAGATCGGCAGCGTACCGGCTGGCGTGATCGGCTGTGGTTCCTTCCAGCCCTTGGATGCCCGCTTCGGTATCGTCGAGCTGCCCTACTCCTGGCCGGACCGCGAGCACGCCTATGCCGCCTACGATGGCAAGCTGGGCGACGCGCTCGAGGCACTGGCCGCCGAGCACAACATGAAGATTCTGTCGTGGTGGGAAAACGGTTTCCGTCACGTCACCAACAACCGTGGCCCGATCACTTCGCCGGAAGACCTCGCTGGCCTCAAGATTCGCGTCACGCCAGACAAGATGCGTCTGGACACCTTCACCGCACTGGGTGCCAGTCCTGCACCGCTGTCCTTCGGTGAGCTTTACTCCGCGCTGCAACAGGGCGTGTTCGATGCCCAGGAAAACCCGCTCTCCATCATCTATTCCTCATCCTTCAGTGAAGTGCAGGACTACGTCTCTCTTACCGGCCACGTGTGGGCACCGGCCTGTCTGACCCTATCCAACTTCACCTGGAATCAGCTCTCCGAAGATGACCAGGCCGCGGTGCAGCAGAGCGCCGATGTGTGGCGTGACAAGCAGCGTGCCATGACGCAGCAGGACGACGCCGAGCTGGTCGCCAAGCTGGAAGCGGCGGGCATGAAGGTCAATGAGGTTGATACCGCGCCGTTCAATGCGCAGGTGCAGGGTGTGTGGGCAGAGTATGCCGACGTCTTCGGGCCTGAGCTGATGGGCCTGGTCGAGCAGTACCGCAAGGGCGAGTAAGCATGGCTTTCCTCTCTCCTTCCGCCAAGCCCTCAGCCATGTCTGCTGCGCGCGTCTTGATCATCACCCTGTCACGCTGGGTCTGCCAGGGCTGTCTCACCCTGGCGGCCAGCGGCGTGGCGCTACTCTCGGCACTGGTGATCTGGACGGTATTCATGCGCTGGGTCATGGGTCAGCCACCGCACTGGGCAGAAGAATTGCCGCAATTGGTGCTGGTGTGGACCACCCTGCTGGCCGCCGTCTCTTGCACGCGCAACCGCACTCATCTGAGTGCGGGTCTACTGCCGCTGCTGGTGCGTTCACTCAAGGTGCAACGTATCACTGGCCGCATCACCGATGCGCTGATCTTGATCATGTTACTGATGCTGGCCAAGGCCGGTTATGACCTGTCCGTGATCACCATGCGTCAGACCACCACTGCGCTGCAGATTCCCGCTGGCATCGTCTATCTATCCGTGCCGTTTTGCTGCGCCGCGATGGCGCTGATTCAGCTTGAGCATCTGCTGACGCCGTCACCCCGCCAAGGAGATGCCTCATGACACTCGGCGCCCTGGCTCTGCTCGGCGTATTCGCGCTGGGCATCCTGATCGACATTCCCATTGCCTTCGCGCTGTTGATGTCGGCACTCGTCTACCTGCTGGCCTTCGGTGCGGCACCGATGATGGTGTCGGCGCAGCAATTCGTCGCCGGCATGGAAAGCTTCACACTACTGGCGATTCCGCTGTTCGTGCTGGCTGCCCAATTGATGAACCGTGCCGGACTGACCGAGCGTCTGGTCAAGCTGTGCATGGCGATGGTCGGCAACATTCGCGGCGGTCTGGCCGTGGTCGCGGTACTGGCCTGCATGATGTTCGGTGCGCTGTCCGGTTCCGGTGTCGCGGACGTGATCGCCATCGGTAGCATGTTGCTGCCCACCATGGCGCGCAACGGCTATGACAAGGGCTTCAGCAGTGCGCTGGTCGGCACCGCCAGCTCCATCGGTACCGTCATCCCGCCCAGCATCGTGATGATCGTCTACGGCACCACCTCCAACACCTCGGTGGGTCAGCTGTTCATGGGCGGTATCGTGCCGGGCCTGATGCTGACCGCAGCACTGGTCGGCGTCGCACTCTATACCTCACGCAAGCATGGCTGGTCCGGCGGGGTCGCCGAGCGCAAACCCGGTGAACGGCGCCGCGCCTTCATCAGTGCACTGCCTGCGCTGATGGTGCCCGTGATGATCATCGGCGGCATTCGCTTCGGGGTCTTCACCCCTACCGAAGCCGCGGCCTCCGCGATTCTCTATGCCATCGTCATCGGTACCTGCGTGTATCGCAGCCTGACCTGGCGCGGCATGCTGGATAGTGTCAAGGCGACTGCTGAAACCACCGGCGCCATCCTGCTGATCATCGGCGCCGCCGGCATGTTCGCCTGGGGCCTGACCTATGAGCAGGTGCCACAGGCCATCGCCCAACTGATTGGTGACTTCACCGATAGCCGAATCAGCGTGCTGCTGCTGTTGACCGCCGTGCTGCTGGTGCTCGGCTCTTTCATGGAAAGCGTGGCGATCATCATCATCGTGACCCCGATCGTGATGCCGCTGCTGGCCCAGTACGGCATCAGCCCGGTGCACTTCGGGGTGCTGCTGACCGTCAACCTGGCCATCGGTGCCAACACGCCACCGTTGGGCATCGACCTGATGGCCGCCTGCCGCATCGCCGGCATCAACGTCAGTGACTCGCTACGCCCGTTGGGACTGATGCTCGGCGCGATGATCTGCGTGCTGATGCTGATCACCTTCATTCCTGAACTCGTGCTGTTCCTGCCCAATCTGATGGGGAGCTAAGTGATGACCACTTCCGTTGATCAGACCCTGCCACAGCGCTGGTTGTTCGTGCCCGGCGACGATGCCGCACGACTGGATGCCGCATTGGAAAGTGGTGCCGATGCCATCGTGGTGGACCTCGAAGAGTTCACTCCCGCCGCAGGCCGCCAGCTTGCCATCAGTCGCTTCGCCACCTTCGCCCGACGGGCGCGTTCGCTCAACGTCTGGCCAGCCGTGCGCCTCAATCTGCTGGAGCAAGGCGGTCGCGCAGAACTCGCAGCACTGATTTCTAACGCTGCTGGCGCACTGGAAGACTGCCCGGCTGTCGTCTTCATTCCCGCCGTCGAGCACCACGCGCAACTGATCGCGCTGGATGACGCGCTTGCCGAACAGGAGCATCTCTACCGCCTGCCCGCTGGCAGTCTGCGCAGCATCGCGACGCTTGAGAGTCAGGCAGGGCTGCTGGCCGCCGATGCATTGCTTCGCCCCTGTGAACAGACCCCACACTTGTTGGGTGCACTGATCGGCACGGGGGATCTGGCAACGGATCTTGGCCTGTCAGCCACACGGGACCCGGTGTTGATCACCGAGACTCTGAAGCCCTGGCGCGTGCGACTGGCGACAGCCTGCCAGACACATCAGCGGCTGGCCATCGACGGGCCATGGCGCTGGAAGAATGGCCTGGGCACCGATCAACACTGGGCCAATCAGCAGGGCTTCAAGGCACGCTGCGTGATTCACCCCGAACAACTGGAAGCGCTGAGCGACCTGATGCCGCTGGCGACGCCACTTCTCGAGCCGACGTCTCGATCCCACTTCTGATCTCCTCAACAATAACGAGAGCACTCCCATGACTCAGGCCACCGCTGCTTCTGACACCACCGGCACCTCCACTGCCTCTGAATACCCGCTGCGCAATGGCGGACAGATCCTCGTCGATCAGATTCGTCTGCACGGCACCAAGCGTGTCTTCCTGGTGCCGGGTGAAAGCTACCTGCCGTGCATCGATGCGCTCAATGAGCACAAGGGCGCCATCGAGCCCATTGTCTGCCGCCAGGAAAGCGGCGCCGGCTACATGGCTGAAGCCTACGGCAAGCTGACCAACGAGCCGGGCGTATGCTTCGTCACCCGTGGCCCGGGCGCGACCAACGCCTCCATCGCCGTGCATACCGCCTATCAGGATTCCACGCCGATGATTCTGTTCATCGGTCAGGTCGGGGGCGATTTCATCGAGCGCGAAGCCTTCCAGGAAATCGATTACCGTCGCATGTTTGGCGAGATGACCAAGTGGGTCGCCCAGATAGACGACACCTCACGCATTCCGGAATACATCGCCCGCGCCTATCAGGTCGCGCGTAGTGGTCGTCCCGGGCCTGTCGTACTGGCACTGCCGGAAGACACGCTGTGGGGCGAGGCGCAGGTTGCGGACGTCAAGCCGCATCCGCGCCTGATGACTTACCCGGGCCAGCCGCAGCTGGATGAACTCAAGCGCCTGCTCGCCAGTGCCGAGCGCCCCTTCCTGCTGGTCGGTGGCAGCGGCTGGACCCGCGATGCCCAGATCGCACTGGAAGGTTTCGCCCAGCGCTTCGATATCCCGACCGGCGTCGCCTGGCGGCGTCTGGAATGTGTCGATGCCGAACTGCCTCAATTCGTCGGTCACGTCGGCATGGGCATGCACGCTGAATTGCGTCAGCAGCTGGTCGAGAGTGACCTGGTGATCGCCGTCGGTACCCGTATCGGCGAAGCCACCAGCGAAGGCTATAGCTGGATCCAGTCGCCGGTGCCGGCCCAGAAGCTGGTGCACATCTACGCCGACCCGGAAGAGCTGGGCCGCGTCTATCAGCCCACGCTGGCCATCAACACCGACGTCAATGGTTTCTCGCTGGCACTGACCACCCTGTCACCGGTCAGCGCACCGCGCTGGTCTGACATCACCCGCAACGCGCGCGCTGCTTATCTGGCCACGCTGGAAGAGCAGCCGTCACCTGGCCCGCTGAGTCTCGACAAGGTCAGCCTGACGGTTGATCGCATCCTCGACGGCAAGGGCTGCATCACCGTCGGTGCGGGTAACTACGCCCTCTATGCCCACCGCTATGTGCGCTTTCGTGGTCTGGGCAGTTCGCTGGCACCGACGGTCGGTTCCATGGGCTACGGCCTGCCGGCGGCGATTTCCAGCAAGCTGGAGTTCCCGGAGCGCCCGGCCGTTTGCTACGCCGGCGACGGCTGCTTCCAGATGAACATGCAGGAGTTGGGCGTGGCACTGCAGTATCGCGTCGGCATCGTGGTACTGGTGTTCAACAACGGCATGTGGGGCACCATCCGCGCGCATCAGGAGAACGACTTCCCGGGCCGTGAGATCGCACTGACCTTCACCAATCCTGACTTCGCGGCGCTGGTGACGGCCTATGGCGGTCTAGGTCAGGTCGTCGAGAAGGACGAAGACTTCGAGGCAAGCTTCACCCGCGCACTGGAATTCGCTGATCGCGAGCGCCTGCCGGCACTGATCGAGCTGCGCTATGACCCGGACGGCATCGCCCCGGGCAAGCTATTGAGCGGCATTCGTGAAGATGCCCTCGCACGCAATGCCGCCAACGACAAGGCAGGAGTCTGACATGAGCACAACATCTCCCCAGTCACCTCATCATGTTCTTGAAACGCTCGACCTGCGTGTCGATGGCCAGCGCCTGTGGGAAGCGCTGATGACCTTGGCCAAGATCGGCGCCACCCCCAAGGGCGGCAACTGCCGTCTGGCACTGACCGAGGAAGATCGCGCCGGCCGCGAGCTGGTCACCGGCTGGCTCGCGGCCGCGGGCCTGACACTGCGCGTCGATCAGATCGGCAATATCTTCGCGCGCCGTGCAGGCCGTAACAATGCCCTGCCGCCCATCGCCACCGGCAGTCACATCGACACCCAGCCGACCGGCGGCAAGTTTGATGGCTGCTTCGGCGTGCTGGCCGGACTTGAGGTCATGCGCGTGCTGGATGAGCGCGGCATCGAGACCGAGGCGCCGCTGGAAGTGGTGATCTGGACCAACGAGGAAGGCAGCCGCTTCGTGCCGGTGATGATGGGCTCTGGTGTTCACGCGGGCCTGATCACGCTGGAGAAGGCACTGGCCGCCACCGATCGGGATGGCGACAACGTTGCCGCCTCGCTGGAACGCACCGGCTATGCTGGTGACGTGCCGGTGGGTAGCCACGAATTCGGTGCCTATTTCGAAGCGCATATCGAGCAAGGCCCAGTACTGGAGCAAGAGGAAATCACCATCGGTGCCGTCACCGGCTCCCTCGGCCTGCACTGGTTTGATGTCGTCGTCAGTGGCCAGGAAGCTCACGCCGGCCCGACACCGATGCCCTACCGGCGCGATGCGCTGAAAACCGCCTGCGCACTGGTCAGCGAGATTCTGACGCTGGCCGACGACTATCAGCCCAACGGTCGCGTCACCTGCGGTGAATTCAATGTACACCCGAACTCGCGCAACGTGATTCCGGGTCAGGTGCGCTTCAGCGTTGACCTTCGCCACCTGGAACCGGCAGTGCTCGCCGAGATGCACGCCAGGCTCAAGGCGCTGTGTCTTCAGCATCATGCGGCCAATCAGGGTGGCAAGCAGCAGGTTGATGTCGAATTGATCGAGGTGCAGCACATTCCGCCGACGCCCTTCGCACCACCCTTGATCGAGATGGTGCGCAGCGCCAGCCGTCATCTAGGACTGAGCTTCCGCGACATGGAAACCGGTGCGGGGCATGACGCGGTGCAGATCGCCGGTATCAATCCAGTCGCGATGATCTTCGTGCCCTGTGAAGACGGCATCAGCCACAACGAAAGCGAGAACGCTGAGCCGGCGGATCTGGAAGCCGGCGCCAATGTGCTGCTGCTGGCGATGCTGGAACGCGCCGGTGTCGTTGCCAATCCGCAGGAGGCTGCGCAATGAGCACCTCTTCTGATCAGGCGACTTCGGTTCAGGCCTCTGTCGCCCCGTTGACGCATGCTGATTGGCAAGCACGCGCGGCAGGGCTCGTCTTCGAGACCCGTGCCTTCATTGACGGGGCGTA is part of the Cobetia sp. L2A1 genome and harbors:
- a CDS encoding O-acetylhomoserine aminocarboxypropyltransferase/cysteine synthase family protein codes for the protein MKLESLALHYGYESEATTKAAAVPIYQTTSYTFDDTQHGADLFDLKVPGNIYTRIMNPTNDVLEQRMAAVEGGIAALAVASGMAAITYAIQALAQVGDNIVSTSQLYGGTYNLFAHSLPRQGIEVRMAAFDDFAGLEALIDDKTKAVFCESIGNPAGNIVDLQRLAEIAHKYGVPLIVDNTVATPVLCRAFDHGADIVVHSLTKYIGGHGTTVGGIIIDSGKFDWVANKDRFPILNEPDPSYHGVVYTEAFGPAAFIGRCRVVPLRSTGAALAPHSAFLLLQGLETLSLRMERHCSNALTLAEYLEQHPSVSWVNYGALPNSPFHATCQKITGGKASGIVSFGIKAADAEAGKIAGGKFIDALQMILRLVNIGDAKSLACHPASTTHRQLNEEELAKAGVSADLVRISVGIEHIDDIIADVSQALEKATA
- a CDS encoding TRAP transporter substrate-binding protein, with the translated sequence MKSVLLKPALLSAAIAAATALPLSAAQAQDIKLGHVLAPTHSWNIAAEGFAKDVAEATDGRVNFQVFPSGQLGNEKTVVEGMQIGSVPAGVIGCGSFQPLDARFGIVELPYSWPDREHAYAAYDGKLGDALEALAAEHNMKILSWWENGFRHVTNNRGPITSPEDLAGLKIRVTPDKMRLDTFTALGASPAPLSFGELYSALQQGVFDAQENPLSIIYSSSFSEVQDYVSLTGHVWAPACLTLSNFTWNQLSEDDQAAVQQSADVWRDKQRAMTQQDDAELVAKLEAAGMKVNEVDTAPFNAQVQGVWAEYADVFGPELMGLVEQYRKGE
- a CDS encoding TRAP transporter small permease, giving the protein MAFLSPSAKPSAMSAARVLIITLSRWVCQGCLTLAASGVALLSALVIWTVFMRWVMGQPPHWAEELPQLVLVWTTLLAAVSCTRNRTHLSAGLLPLLVRSLKVQRITGRITDALILIMLLMLAKAGYDLSVITMRQTTTALQIPAGIVYLSVPFCCAAMALIQLEHLLTPSPRQGDAS
- a CDS encoding TRAP transporter large permease yields the protein MTLGALALLGVFALGILIDIPIAFALLMSALVYLLAFGAAPMMVSAQQFVAGMESFTLLAIPLFVLAAQLMNRAGLTERLVKLCMAMVGNIRGGLAVVAVLACMMFGALSGSGVADVIAIGSMLLPTMARNGYDKGFSSALVGTASSIGTVIPPSIVMIVYGTTSNTSVGQLFMGGIVPGLMLTAALVGVALYTSRKHGWSGGVAERKPGERRRAFISALPALMVPVMIIGGIRFGVFTPTEAAASAILYAIVIGTCVYRSLTWRGMLDSVKATAETTGAILLIIGAAGMFAWGLTYEQVPQAIAQLIGDFTDSRISVLLLLTAVLLVLGSFMESVAIIIIVTPIVMPLLAQYGISPVHFGVLLTVNLAIGANTPPLGIDLMAACRIAGINVSDSLRPLGLMLGAMICVLMLITFIPELVLFLPNLMGS
- a CDS encoding aldolase/citrate lyase family protein, whose protein sequence is MTTSVDQTLPQRWLFVPGDDAARLDAALESGADAIVVDLEEFTPAAGRQLAISRFATFARRARSLNVWPAVRLNLLEQGGRAELAALISNAAGALEDCPAVVFIPAVEHHAQLIALDDALAEQEHLYRLPAGSLRSIATLESQAGLLAADALLRPCEQTPHLLGALIGTGDLATDLGLSATRDPVLITETLKPWRVRLATACQTHQRLAIDGPWRWKNGLGTDQHWANQQGFKARCVIHPEQLEALSDLMPLATPLLEPTSRSHF
- a CDS encoding thiamine pyrophosphate-binding protein; the encoded protein is MTQATAASDTTGTSTASEYPLRNGGQILVDQIRLHGTKRVFLVPGESYLPCIDALNEHKGAIEPIVCRQESGAGYMAEAYGKLTNEPGVCFVTRGPGATNASIAVHTAYQDSTPMILFIGQVGGDFIEREAFQEIDYRRMFGEMTKWVAQIDDTSRIPEYIARAYQVARSGRPGPVVLALPEDTLWGEAQVADVKPHPRLMTYPGQPQLDELKRLLASAERPFLLVGGSGWTRDAQIALEGFAQRFDIPTGVAWRRLECVDAELPQFVGHVGMGMHAELRQQLVESDLVIAVGTRIGEATSEGYSWIQSPVPAQKLVHIYADPEELGRVYQPTLAINTDVNGFSLALTTLSPVSAPRWSDITRNARAAYLATLEEQPSPGPLSLDKVSLTVDRILDGKGCITVGAGNYALYAHRYVRFRGLGSSLAPTVGSMGYGLPAAISSKLEFPERPAVCYAGDGCFQMNMQELGVALQYRVGIVVLVFNNGMWGTIRAHQENDFPGREIALTFTNPDFAALVTAYGGLGQVVEKDEDFEASFTRALEFADRERLPALIELRYDPDGIAPGKLLSGIREDALARNAANDKAGV
- a CDS encoding Zn-dependent hydrolase, translating into MSTTSPQSPHHVLETLDLRVDGQRLWEALMTLAKIGATPKGGNCRLALTEEDRAGRELVTGWLAAAGLTLRVDQIGNIFARRAGRNNALPPIATGSHIDTQPTGGKFDGCFGVLAGLEVMRVLDERGIETEAPLEVVIWTNEEGSRFVPVMMGSGVHAGLITLEKALAATDRDGDNVAASLERTGYAGDVPVGSHEFGAYFEAHIEQGPVLEQEEITIGAVTGSLGLHWFDVVVSGQEAHAGPTPMPYRRDALKTACALVSEILTLADDYQPNGRVTCGEFNVHPNSRNVIPGQVRFSVDLRHLEPAVLAEMHARLKALCLQHHAANQGGKQQVDVELIEVQHIPPTPFAPPLIEMVRSASRHLGLSFRDMETGAGHDAVQIAGINPVAMIFVPCEDGISHNESENAEPADLEAGANVLLLAMLERAGVVANPQEAAQ